A region of Paenibacillus sp. 37 DNA encodes the following proteins:
- the trmB gene encoding tRNA (guanosine(46)-N7)-methyltransferase TrmB, whose product MRLRGRKGIRENLEQQVDLVVLDPKQHKGKWSELFGNEHPIFVEFGMGKGQFISQMSYKYPEFNFIGIDMYDELVRRASEKARNAWSQADVETPPNLKLALANIEQIEEVFEPEELERIYLNFSDPWPKAKHARRRLTHPRFLKKYTELLNPKGQIHFKTDSETLFDFSLNAIADFGLQMTNISLNLHRDGLNEEHVMTEYEQKFMGKGMNIHRVEVIVGEEALREYQQTRLDKYKVREASDESGEDQEQE is encoded by the coding sequence ATGCGTTTACGTGGCAGAAAAGGGATAAGAGAAAATCTGGAGCAACAAGTTGATCTTGTTGTACTGGACCCCAAGCAACATAAAGGAAAATGGTCTGAACTGTTTGGCAATGAGCATCCGATCTTCGTGGAATTTGGTATGGGTAAAGGTCAATTTATCAGCCAAATGAGTTATAAATATCCGGAATTTAATTTCATCGGTATTGATATGTATGATGAACTGGTGCGTCGTGCCAGTGAGAAAGCTCGTAATGCGTGGAGTCAGGCTGATGTGGAGACACCCCCTAACCTGAAGCTTGCGCTGGCAAATATTGAACAGATCGAGGAAGTTTTTGAGCCGGAAGAACTGGAGCGCATTTATTTGAACTTCAGTGATCCTTGGCCAAAAGCAAAGCATGCACGTCGCCGGTTGACGCATCCGCGCTTCCTGAAGAAATATACGGAATTGCTTAATCCAAAAGGTCAGATTCATTTCAAAACCGATTCGGAGACGCTGTTTGATTTCTCACTCAACGCCATTGCCGATTTCGGCCTGCAAATGACCAATATTTCTTTGAATCTGCATCGCGATGGACTAAACGAAGAACATGTGATGACCGAGTACGAGCAGAAATTCATGGGCAAAGGTATGAACATTCACCGGGTTGAAGTGATTGTTGGTGAAGAGGCCCTGCGTGAGTATCAGCAGACACGTCTGGACAAGTATAAAGTTCGTGAAGCTTCGGATGAGTCCGGCGAAGATCAGGAACAGGAATAA
- a CDS encoding AraC family transcriptional regulator has translation MRKRSEDSQKVFTRILIGIIISTVATLLVASTILYVNYNRIALRQVYRTDMNSLTQTSREVAKMTETAKSLSYQIYQDYTISSLLLYSKPNIYEITSAMEQLDNYRMSLPFIESIYVYNSKSNEFYISSNVRNGQQSISEIDDQGITSILQRFHDYKPFVPIPRTYQVGSTEATEVNSYTYLCYDTINDNAKLNYAVIVNIKDDWLSPNMNAVDQPGKTFIVNENGDLLSDFGDRALMKNLSSEAFMKPIMQDTEQSAYFTEKVDGEKSLITYTAPDDLGWRYVRITPYDLITSDIRSMRTHTVLFCVGLLFAGLLLSYLVSRKLYHPIDKVLVRLRVMEAERRGSLHLLRQDFLRGALQGRETVTGGMLEERMKFYGSSIDVQRTSRLVLLRIDHFTEFCETYRDETQLVKYAMMNICTETADLHYNAEAVDMGGDLITLIFNEKAENHELGQPAHHPIEELLRMMQAAVMTHLKCSISCTIGTEEDSLEDSIASYTRSAEASLHRLFMGPGCLIYTSDIMAYHAKEYAFPAGKERQLVDHLMTGKTREAKQVYADIVGETAAYPFTVFQLALSHLTMTLNHVRNTLKKNNQLTLDSVSDGLMLPVKDAEDISEVHEHFYRMFDELGSKVEEKRTLKHEELIRKINGIIERDYADPNLCLTSIADELNMSPIYVSRLYKQLTLKGLTDVINETRIAKAQHLLVETENSVADIAERTGFTNSSYFYRMFKKFNGVTPNDYRRKEFHSENF, from the coding sequence ATGCGTAAACGTTCAGAGGACAGTCAGAAGGTCTTCACACGGATTCTGATCGGCATTATTATCAGTACCGTCGCTACCTTACTTGTGGCTTCTACTATTTTGTACGTCAACTATAATCGGATTGCTCTTCGTCAGGTGTATCGTACAGATATGAACAGTCTTACTCAAACCAGCCGTGAAGTGGCGAAAATGACCGAGACTGCAAAATCATTGTCATATCAGATCTATCAGGACTACACCATCTCTTCATTACTGCTTTATTCCAAACCAAATATCTATGAGATCACATCGGCGATGGAGCAGCTAGACAACTACCGTATGTCCCTTCCCTTTATCGAATCCATCTATGTATATAACTCCAAAAGTAATGAATTCTATATCAGTTCCAACGTGCGCAATGGGCAGCAGTCCATCTCGGAGATCGATGATCAGGGGATTACAAGCATCCTCCAACGCTTCCATGACTATAAACCTTTTGTGCCCATCCCGCGTACATATCAGGTCGGCTCTACCGAAGCAACAGAGGTTAACAGCTACACCTATCTCTGTTATGACACGATTAATGATAACGCAAAGCTAAACTATGCTGTCATCGTTAATATCAAGGATGATTGGCTCAGTCCGAATATGAATGCTGTGGATCAACCAGGCAAAACCTTTATTGTAAATGAGAATGGAGACCTTTTATCTGACTTTGGCGACCGTGCATTGATGAAAAATCTTTCCAGCGAAGCTTTTATGAAGCCAATTATGCAGGATACGGAGCAGTCAGCTTACTTTACCGAGAAGGTCGACGGAGAAAAATCTCTCATCACCTATACCGCTCCCGATGACCTGGGTTGGCGTTATGTGAGAATAACACCTTATGATCTGATTACCTCAGATATACGGAGTATGCGCACACATACCGTTCTGTTTTGTGTTGGACTTCTCTTCGCAGGCTTACTGCTCTCTTACCTTGTTTCCCGAAAACTATATCACCCTATTGACAAGGTGCTTGTTCGTTTACGTGTGATGGAAGCAGAGCGACGTGGCAGTCTTCATTTGTTACGGCAGGATTTTCTACGAGGGGCCCTACAGGGCCGCGAAACAGTAACTGGTGGTATGCTGGAAGAACGGATGAAGTTCTACGGTTCCTCCATTGATGTTCAGCGTACATCCAGGCTGGTATTGCTCCGTATTGACCATTTTACCGAATTCTGCGAAACGTATCGTGATGAGACCCAGCTTGTAAAATACGCCATGATGAACATATGCACTGAGACAGCCGATCTCCACTACAATGCGGAAGCTGTGGACATGGGCGGTGATCTGATCACACTCATCTTCAATGAAAAAGCGGAAAACCATGAACTTGGGCAACCTGCTCATCATCCGATCGAGGAGCTGCTGCGCATGATGCAGGCTGCTGTAATGACCCATTTGAAATGCTCTATCTCCTGTACGATCGGCACGGAAGAAGATTCATTGGAAGACAGTATTGCATCCTACACCAGATCAGCCGAAGCCTCACTGCATCGTTTGTTCATGGGACCGGGCTGTCTGATCTATACCTCTGACATCATGGCTTATCACGCCAAGGAGTACGCCTTCCCAGCAGGTAAGGAAAGACAGCTTGTCGACCATCTAATGACAGGCAAGACGCGAGAAGCCAAACAAGTCTATGCAGATATCGTCGGCGAAACAGCCGCATATCCATTTACCGTCTTCCAGCTAGCCTTATCCCATCTGACGATGACACTGAACCATGTACGAAATACCCTCAAGAAGAATAATCAACTCACGCTTGATTCAGTCTCGGATGGTCTAATGCTGCCTGTCAAAGACGCTGAAGACATCAGTGAAGTACATGAACACTTCTATCGGATGTTTGATGAGCTTGGTTCCAAAGTCGAGGAGAAACGTACACTGAAGCACGAAGAGTTGATTCGTAAAATCAATGGCATTATTGAGCGGGACTATGCGGACCCCAATCTATGTCTAACTTCTATCGCAGATGAGCTTAACATGTCGCCCATCTATGTAAGCAGGCTCTACAAACAGCTCACCCTGAAAGGGCTCACGGACGTGATTAACGAAACCCGCATAGCCAAGGCCCAGCATCTGCTGGTGGAAACGGAGAACTCCGTTGCCGACATTGCCGAGAGAACTGGATTCACCAACAGTTCATACTTCTATCGCATGTTCAAAAAGTTCAATGGTGTTACACCAAACGATTATCGTCGCAAAGAGTTTCATTCAGAGAACTTTTGA
- a CDS encoding ABC transporter permease has protein sequence MLKELNKNKIMFLMLLPTLIFFLINSYFPMVGIYYAFTRYDFEGGLFGSPFVGLENFKFLWQSGMLLKLTTNTVGYNLAFIILGNGLAIFCAIMLSEIRGRLFKKITQSVMFLPYFISFVLLSVIAYNMFNYESGFVNTVLKRFEAGPVDIYNTPWIWVFLIIIFYLWKNLGYSMVIYLAAITGISDEYYEAARIDGANIFQRIWYITVPMLKPTFVILLLFSLGSIMKGQFDLFYQLIGNNGVLYNATDIIDTYVYRSLKVTFDIGMATAAGLYQSLFGFILIMTVNYIIRKVNEDYALF, from the coding sequence ATGCTCAAAGAATTGAACAAAAACAAAATCATGTTTCTGATGCTGTTGCCCACGCTGATCTTTTTTCTGATTAACTCGTATTTTCCGATGGTCGGCATCTATTATGCGTTCACCCGGTATGATTTTGAAGGCGGATTATTTGGTAGTCCATTTGTCGGTCTGGAGAACTTTAAGTTCCTGTGGCAATCCGGAATGCTGCTGAAGCTCACAACCAACACTGTGGGTTACAATCTCGCCTTCATTATATTAGGAAACGGTCTGGCGATCTTCTGTGCGATCATGCTTAGCGAAATCCGGGGCAGGTTATTCAAAAAAATCACGCAATCCGTCATGTTCTTGCCGTATTTCATCTCATTTGTACTATTGAGTGTAATCGCTTACAACATGTTTAACTACGAGTCGGGTTTTGTGAACACGGTGCTCAAACGTTTTGAGGCCGGTCCAGTCGACATTTATAACACACCCTGGATCTGGGTGTTCCTGATCATCATCTTTTATCTGTGGAAAAATCTTGGATACAGCATGGTCATCTATCTGGCCGCCATAACGGGGATCAGTGACGAGTATTATGAAGCTGCCCGAATCGACGGGGCCAATATTTTTCAGCGGATCTGGTACATTACGGTACCGATGTTGAAGCCAACCTTTGTCATCCTATTGTTGTTCTCGCTCGGCAGCATCATGAAGGGACAGTTTGACCTGTTCTATCAACTGATTGGCAACAACGGGGTGCTATACAACGCTACAGATATTATTGATACGTATGTGTATCGTTCTCTGAAAGTAACGTTTGATATCGGGATGGCAACGGCTGCTGGTCTCTATCAGTCCTTATTTGGATTCATTTTGATCATGACCGTCAACTATATTATCCGCAAAGTAAATGAGGACTACGCCTTGTTCTAG
- a CDS encoding carbohydrate ABC transporter permease: MFQLISYSFIIILSIMCLLPFLLILSGSFSSNESIVRDGYHLFPTDFSLEGYKMVFKFPTQVLKAYGVTVFTTVVGTTLGLFLITMAGFVLQRKDFKYRNTFSFFIYFTTLFGGGLVPWYIMLANYFNLTDTYTVLIFPGLMTPFLIILMKNFIRSAVPDELIESAKIDGANDFRIYFSIVLKLAMPGIATVGLFLALGYWNDWFTSSLFINNPDMYQLQFYLYNTMNTITFIDQMAIGTGITLSQDVPTESTKMAMAIVVTGPILFLYPFVQRYFVKGLTIGAVKG, translated from the coding sequence ATGTTTCAACTGATTTCCTACAGCTTCATCATCATTTTATCCATCATGTGCTTGCTACCGTTTCTGCTGATCCTATCCGGTTCATTCAGCAGCAACGAGTCCATTGTGAGGGATGGTTATCACCTCTTTCCAACGGACTTTTCCCTGGAAGGTTACAAAATGGTGTTCAAATTCCCGACTCAGGTACTCAAAGCTTATGGGGTAACGGTCTTTACAACGGTGGTGGGGACTACGCTAGGGCTGTTTCTCATCACGATGGCCGGATTTGTGCTCCAGCGTAAGGACTTTAAATATCGGAATACGTTCTCGTTTTTTATCTACTTCACAACCCTGTTCGGTGGGGGACTTGTGCCTTGGTACATTATGCTGGCGAACTACTTCAATCTCACAGATACGTACACCGTACTTATTTTCCCGGGGTTGATGACGCCATTCCTCATTATCCTGATGAAAAACTTCATTCGCTCGGCAGTGCCGGATGAATTGATTGAGTCCGCCAAAATTGATGGAGCGAATGACTTCCGCATCTATTTCAGCATTGTGTTGAAACTGGCGATGCCTGGTATCGCCACCGTAGGTCTGTTCCTGGCATTGGGTTACTGGAATGACTGGTTTACCTCATCCCTCTTCATTAACAACCCGGATATGTACCAACTGCAATTTTATCTCTACAACACGATGAACACGATTACATTCATTGACCAGATGGCGATTGGCACAGGGATCACACTCAGTCAGGATGTGCCTACGGAATCAACCAAGATGGCAATGGCTATCGTTGTAACGGGACCGATTTTGTTCCTGTATCCGTTTGTACAACGTTATTTTGTCAAAGGACTCACCATTGGTGCAGTGAAAGGTTAG
- a CDS encoding ABC transporter substrate-binding protein, protein MRMRNKTIRHLSLVLALMLFAGVLAACNNGSGGSTQGSEQGGTSGNKGEKVTLQFYMLGDAPKDLPVIESEINKLAEADLNVNVKFNYTSWTDWDQKYKLLLSSGQPIDLIFTADWTFYQSYAKKGAFLPLDEMLPTAAPALKAHVPDDMWNAVKINDKIYTVPSTWIEYVTEGIAYREDLREKYNLPKPESLETLEAYLEGIKANEPNMIPIADSNANHTHGIRQLTSKLVNTAGQLPYGLDIMYDTPSTVTSYWGSAQHLEDLKTYKRWMDKGFFPKNVLNVKDTSNSLLQNGKAAVVLSGENPNKFNADVIKVQSTHPDWKLAYFPYPNAKGFAQPVHPIHNGFAIPRSSKNPEKALAFYEKLVTDKRYNWLTEYGVEGKNFEVDNGYYKMVGDAQTNGFPREGMNGWAWRNPEFMLYDKTFDDVLTMFEDLDKIKKPDIFTGFAEDWTPYQAEKAALEQVEKQYLYPLNVGLVADVEAGLNTFMEKAKQAGLEKIQAEYTKQWQEYLESTGIQ, encoded by the coding sequence ATGCGTATGCGTAACAAAACAATTCGGCACCTGTCTCTGGTACTTGCCCTGATGTTGTTCGCCGGGGTACTTGCCGCATGTAATAACGGTTCGGGGGGATCGACGCAAGGAAGCGAGCAGGGAGGAACATCCGGGAACAAAGGCGAGAAAGTCACGCTTCAATTTTACATGCTTGGGGATGCTCCGAAAGATCTGCCTGTTATTGAATCCGAGATCAATAAGCTGGCGGAGGCTGATCTGAACGTCAATGTGAAATTCAACTACACCTCATGGACCGACTGGGATCAAAAATATAAACTGCTGCTGTCTTCGGGACAGCCGATCGATCTGATCTTCACAGCGGATTGGACATTCTACCAGTCCTATGCCAAGAAGGGTGCGTTCCTGCCACTGGACGAAATGTTGCCTACAGCAGCGCCAGCACTGAAAGCTCATGTCCCTGATGACATGTGGAATGCTGTCAAAATCAATGACAAAATCTATACTGTTCCATCCACTTGGATTGAGTATGTAACCGAGGGGATTGCGTACCGTGAGGACTTGCGCGAGAAGTACAATCTTCCAAAACCGGAATCATTGGAGACGCTTGAAGCGTATCTGGAGGGCATCAAAGCCAACGAACCCAATATGATTCCTATTGCGGATAGCAATGCCAACCATACCCATGGTATTCGTCAATTGACATCCAAGCTGGTTAATACAGCAGGTCAACTTCCATATGGACTGGATATTATGTATGACACACCATCAACCGTGACGTCCTACTGGGGATCCGCGCAACACCTGGAAGACCTGAAAACATACAAACGTTGGATGGATAAAGGATTTTTCCCGAAAAACGTACTGAATGTAAAAGATACATCCAACTCGTTGTTGCAAAATGGAAAAGCGGCTGTTGTTCTGTCTGGGGAAAACCCTAACAAATTTAATGCAGATGTAATCAAGGTGCAGTCTACGCATCCAGATTGGAAACTGGCTTATTTCCCTTACCCGAATGCAAAAGGGTTTGCACAACCGGTTCACCCGATCCACAATGGTTTTGCGATTCCGCGTAGCAGTAAAAACCCGGAAAAAGCATTGGCATTTTATGAGAAACTGGTGACAGATAAACGATATAACTGGTTGACTGAATACGGCGTTGAAGGCAAAAACTTCGAGGTAGATAATGGATACTACAAAATGGTCGGAGATGCACAAACAAACGGCTTCCCGCGTGAGGGCATGAATGGGTGGGCTTGGCGTAATCCGGAATTCATGCTCTATGATAAAACCTTTGATGACGTGCTGACCATGTTTGAAGATCTCGACAAAATCAAAAAGCCGGATATCTTTACAGGATTTGCTGAAGACTGGACTCCGTACCAAGCCGAGAAGGCTGCATTGGAACAAGTGGAAAAACAATATTTGTATCCGCTTAATGTAGGTTTGGTGGCAGACGTAGAGGCTGGATTGAACACATTTATGGAGAAGGCGAAGCAAGCAGGATTGGAAAAAATTCAGGCAGAATACACCAAGCAGTGGCAGGAGTACTTGGAGTCAACAGGCATTCAATAA
- a CDS encoding MGDG synthase family glycosyltransferase, translating to MEKKRVLLLSEGFGTGHTQAAYALSSNLRKLSPDVQTKVLELGSFLNPKVAPLIITAYKKTVTNQPKLVGYVYRHQYKKSLNRLTTLALHKLFYTHTRSVVRQLRPDAIVCTHPIPSAVISRLKRLGVQVPLCTVITDYDAHGTWINREVDLYLVSSDEVKSKLMLRGVPTDNIRVTGIPVHPNFWEHPGREEIRNRFNLKNMPTVLVMGGGWGMLSDKLVHPLLTRWHEDIQIIFCLGRNDKARISMEQNPMYRKENIHIMGYTNEVDKLMEVSDLLITKPGGMTCSEGLAKGIPMLFHNPIPGQEEENVHYFTARGLGEPITSHDVVVKWMNKLLHHYPDVVRKRKRHLAEIAKVHPMQSAQSIIDLLEDVRPSSAEEARL from the coding sequence GTGGAGAAAAAAAGAGTATTACTATTATCTGAAGGCTTTGGTACGGGTCATACTCAAGCCGCCTATGCACTGTCCAGCAATTTGCGAAAGCTTTCGCCAGACGTGCAGACAAAAGTGCTTGAACTGGGAAGTTTCTTAAATCCCAAGGTTGCACCTCTGATTATAACAGCATACAAAAAAACGGTTACCAACCAACCCAAACTTGTCGGATACGTATACAGACACCAATATAAAAAATCATTAAACAGGCTGACAACACTGGCGCTGCATAAACTGTTCTATACACATACACGCAGCGTTGTGCGCCAGTTACGTCCCGATGCAATCGTCTGTACACATCCGATTCCAAGTGCTGTCATATCCAGACTGAAGCGTCTGGGTGTACAGGTTCCCCTATGCACAGTCATCACCGACTATGATGCACATGGGACGTGGATTAACCGTGAAGTAGATCTTTATCTGGTTTCTTCAGATGAGGTTAAGTCCAAACTAATGCTACGCGGCGTACCTACAGACAACATTCGAGTCACGGGCATTCCGGTACATCCAAATTTCTGGGAGCATCCCGGGCGAGAAGAGATTCGAAACAGATTTAACCTCAAGAACATGCCTACTGTACTGGTGATGGGTGGCGGCTGGGGAATGCTCAGTGACAAGCTGGTCCACCCGCTGCTGACACGCTGGCATGAAGATATTCAGATCATTTTTTGTCTGGGTCGCAATGATAAAGCACGGATCAGCATGGAACAGAACCCCATGTATCGCAAAGAAAACATTCATATTATGGGGTACACTAACGAAGTGGACAAATTGATGGAAGTATCCGACCTGCTGATCACCAAACCTGGGGGAATGACATGCAGTGAAGGCTTAGCCAAAGGAATTCCAATGTTGTTCCACAACCCTATACCTGGTCAGGAAGAAGAAAACGTCCATTATTTTACGGCAAGAGGATTGGGAGAACCCATAACTTCGCATGACGTAGTGGTCAAATGGATGAACAAGCTGTTGCATCACTACCCGGATGTTGTACGTAAACGCAAACGTCATCTGGCCGAAATCGCCAAGGTTCATCCGATGCAGAGCGCTCAAAGTATTATCGATCTGCTGGAGGACGTTCGTCCTTCATCCGCAGAAGAGGCCCGTTTATGA
- a CDS encoding phosphatase PAP2 family protein, with protein sequence MSRLFLKFQDYDRNVFMWINGRLHNRFMNFWLYYFTHLGGATSSIAISLLIWLLAPAPWSTTGLQACIALAISHIPVAIAKKLYPRIRPYLALPDTITFRNPLTDHSFPSGHTTAIFSVTVPFMTTDPILLLILLPVALIVGFSRIYLGLHYPSDVLAGATIGTLVALATVAFWS encoded by the coding sequence ATGAGCCGTTTATTCTTAAAGTTTCAAGATTATGATCGAAATGTTTTTATGTGGATCAACGGCCGACTTCATAATCGTTTTATGAATTTTTGGCTGTATTATTTCACCCATCTGGGTGGAGCAACATCTTCTATTGCAATATCCTTGTTAATCTGGCTGCTTGCTCCAGCCCCATGGAGCACAACAGGACTCCAGGCTTGTATCGCTCTTGCGATCAGCCACATTCCTGTAGCCATCGCGAAAAAATTGTATCCCCGCATTAGACCTTATCTGGCCTTGCCGGATACAATTACGTTCCGTAATCCCCTGACGGATCACTCGTTTCCTTCAGGGCACACAACTGCCATTTTTTCGGTCACAGTTCCCTTTATGACCACTGATCCGATCTTATTGCTAATATTGTTGCCTGTGGCCCTTATTGTCGGATTCTCTCGAATTTATCTGGGATTACACTATCCTTCCGATGTTCTGGCAGGTGCCACAATAGGTACTTTAGTCGCACTTGCAACAGTTGCATTCTGGTCTTAA
- a CDS encoding glycosyltransferase family 2 protein, producing the protein MLDAIFVTMQVILALLAVYQFTFSLFGLIKKKKKKHYPATKSFAVLVAAHNEEQVIGALMENLKQLDYPEDLYDVFVICDNCTDGTAQIVREHGLNACVRTNADLRGKGYAIEWMLKYLWKLPRQYDAVVMFDADNLVDRNFLLEMNDDLNNGSRVIQGYIDTKNPEDSWITAAYGVSYWYINRLWQLSRHNLNMANFLGGTGMCFETNLLKEIGWGATSLVEDLEFTMRSVQRNVYPVFNYDAKVFDEKPLTFKASARQRLRWMQGHFTVARRYFFPLLWQSIKERSLVKFDLAIYGANVYVVLLTFLMTAVMWVDMAIFSGPHIANIYGYFPLWVGFVAIGLNILTFLLSMALEKVTFAKVYLYLILFPIYLLSWYPITFYAFFTQNNKQWSHTQHTRVVRLDEVQSKQG; encoded by the coding sequence ATGTTGGACGCTATATTCGTCACGATGCAGGTCATTCTGGCACTGCTAGCCGTGTACCAATTCACGTTTTCGCTGTTCGGTCTGATTAAGAAAAAGAAAAAGAAACATTATCCGGCGACAAAATCATTCGCTGTACTCGTCGCAGCACACAATGAGGAACAAGTCATTGGTGCCTTGATGGAGAACTTGAAACAACTTGATTATCCGGAAGATCTGTACGATGTGTTTGTCATCTGTGACAACTGTACGGATGGAACGGCTCAAATTGTCAGAGAGCATGGATTAAACGCCTGTGTACGTACCAATGCCGATTTAAGAGGTAAAGGGTACGCCATCGAATGGATGCTTAAGTACCTGTGGAAATTGCCACGTCAGTATGACGCAGTTGTTATGTTTGACGCGGATAACCTGGTTGACCGTAACTTCTTGCTTGAGATGAATGATGACTTGAACAATGGTTCGCGTGTTATCCAAGGATACATTGATACGAAAAATCCGGAGGATTCCTGGATTACTGCAGCTTATGGTGTATCTTACTGGTACATCAACCGTCTGTGGCAGTTGTCTCGTCATAACTTGAATATGGCGAATTTCCTCGGAGGAACCGGAATGTGCTTTGAGACCAACCTGTTGAAGGAAATTGGTTGGGGTGCAACAAGTCTGGTTGAGGATTTGGAGTTTACGATGCGCAGTGTGCAACGTAATGTGTATCCTGTTTTCAACTATGACGCCAAAGTATTTGATGAGAAGCCATTAACATTCAAAGCTTCAGCGAGACAACGTCTGCGCTGGATGCAAGGTCACTTTACAGTTGCGCGTAGATACTTCTTCCCGTTGCTATGGCAGTCCATTAAGGAAAGAAGCCTGGTGAAATTCGACCTTGCTATCTATGGAGCCAATGTCTATGTGGTGTTGCTTACGTTCCTGATGACGGCTGTGATGTGGGTAGACATGGCTATATTCAGTGGTCCGCACATTGCTAATATTTATGGATACTTCCCGCTATGGGTTGGGTTCGTGGCTATTGGTTTGAACATTCTGACGTTCCTGTTGTCCATGGCGCTGGAGAAGGTTACCTTTGCCAAAGTTTATCTATATCTGATTTTGTTTCCGATCTACCTGCTGTCTTGGTACCCGATTACGTTCTACGCTTTCTTTACGCAGAACAACAAACAGTGGAGCCACACTCAACATACACGTGTTGTACGGTTGGATGAGGTGCAAAGCAAACAAGGGTAA